The DNA region TGTCGTGGTTATTCCGTGCCACCGGGTCGTGTCGGCGCACGGGCTGGGGGGATTTTCTGGTGCAACCGACGGCCATTGGCTCGAGGTTAAACGTTGGCTGCTCAATCATGAAGGGGTGCCAGGGCTTGGCGCGTGACATGGCCTCGCGCGAGCAGATCGAAGAGTTCCTTGATGTACTCTGGATGGAACGAGGACTGAGCAGGAATACGCTTGCAGCCTATCGAGCGGACCTGCTGGGATTCGCTGGCTGGCTCGGCCAACAGGGGGGACGCCTGCTGCTCCAGGCCGGACGATCCGATCTGCTTGCCTACCTGGCGGAACGGGCTGGTGGGGGTGCTCAGCCGCGCAGCAGCGCGCGTCTGCTCTCGACGCTGCGACGCTTCTACCGCTACCAGGTACGCGAGGGCAGACTCCAGGAGGATCCAAGTGCTCGAATCGATGCGCCGCGCATCGGACGCAGGCTGCCCGATTCACTCACCGAGGAGGAGGTGAGTCGACTTCTCGCCGCGCCCGATGAGAGTACCCCGCTGGGGCTGCGCGACCGCACCATGCTGGAGGTGCTCTACGCAACGGGGCTCAGGGTATCGGAACTGGTTACGCTGCGCATCGATCAGTGCAATCAACGCCTCGGGGTGGTCCGAGTGACCGGTAAAGGGAACAAAGAACGCCTGATACCCCTGGGGGAGGATGCGTTGGAATGGCTGGCCCGCTATCTGGATGAAGCGCGCCCGGAACTTGTGCGGGGCAACGATAACGCGGGCTTGTTTCTTTCACGTCGGGCAAAGCCCATGACGCGACAAACCTTCTGGCATATCATCAGGCGCTACAGCCGCCAGGCGAACATCACCAAACATCTATCTCCTCACACGTTACGCCATGCGTTTGCCACCCATTTGCTCAATCACGGAGCGGATCTACGGGTGGTGCAGCTGCTGCTCGGGCACAGCGATCTGTCAACGACCCAGATTTATACGCATGTAGCGCGCGAGCGGCTCAAGCAACTCCACACCGACCATCACCCGCGAGGGTAGTACGTGCGATGTTGTTTAGAGATCCTCAACGGCCTTCATAAACTCGGCCAGGCGGCCTTGTACATCGATGTCGAGCTGATCGAAACGGAGGCCAAAGCGCGCGCGTTCGGCATCTGCCTTGAGATTCTTCACCTCACCCCACACGATCTGTTCATAGGCGATGCCGGGCAGCTTGAGATTGAGCACCACCTCGTCACCGCTCTTGAACAGGAATTCCGGGTGGTTCGCGGACAGGCGCACCGCGCACCTGCACCCCTCGGAGCTGATGTCGAGCAACTTGCCCGGCAACTCGCTGTCGCCTGCCACCACCGTACAGGGGAGCTGGCAGTCAATACGCCGGGTATTGCGCAGTACATGCCTTGCAACCAGCTCGGGGCAGCGCAAAAAAAGCAGTTTGGCGGGAGATTCGATGCGTTCCACCAGTTCGGCAACAAAACCGTACACCGCACCCCGGAATCGGTAGCGGACACTGATCGGATTGCCGGACGAGATAGGGTAGGGGACGCCTGCGTGCTTGAGGGGATCGGCCACGATCCAGTAGTTGCCGGTCTCCATCCCGATGAAATGGCTGCTGAGGCGTTCATGTCGTGTAGTGAGCGTGAGTTGCACGACGGTGCCAATCCCGATGGCGGGTGTCACCTGTTCAAACTCCCTGAGATGTGGTTTGCGCACAGGCTGATTCATGGCAAGCGGCATCGTTAGTGCAGGATGTTAAGCATTTGCGTGCGATAGCGCGCGATCAACGGATCATCGGGGCCGAGTTGGGCGAATACCGCGAGCATCGCCTTGCGCGCACCGTCTTCGCGAAAACCCCGGTCCATCTGCACGATGGCAAGCAGTTGTTGCAATGCCGATTCGGCTTCGCCGTCTTCCAGATAACGGGCAGCGAGCTGGTAGCGCGGCAGGGGTTCAAGCGGCTGTTGCTCGACGGTCTCTTCCAGCGCGCTGCGGTCGGGTGCCGCAATAAGGGCGCGTGACAGATCAATACGCGCGCGCAGGGTGTCCGCTTCCGGGCTTTCACGGATTTCACGGGGCAAGCCCGCCAATGTTGTCTCGGCCCCATCGAGATCGCCGGCACTGACCAGGAAGCCTGCCACCTCGAATTGCAGTACTCCGTTGCCGGGTTCCAGGACGGCAGCCTGGTGTGCCAGGGCGGTCGCCGCCGGCCAGAGCCCCAGAGCGGCCTTCTCTGCGGCCTGTGACATCAATCGGTCTGCTTCACTGAACCGATTGCGTTCGATTATTTCGCGGATCACGGTCTCAGGCTGTACGCCGAGGAACTGATCCACCACCATCCCTTTTCGGAACACCATGACGGTGGGAACGCTGCGAACTCCGGCCTCTGCGGCAAGATTGCTCTGCTCATCGATATTGAGTTTGGCGAGAATAAAATCGCCGGCGAACTCGTCGACCAGCTTGAGCAGGGTGGGCAGCATCTGTTTGCAGGGCTGGCACCACTCCGCCCAGAAATCGACCAGCACTGGTGCGATATGAGAAGCGGCAATGACGGTGTGCTCGAAGTTGTCATCGGTGACTTCGACGATATGGGGGCTATTTTTCATTGTTCTCGACAGCGACCAGAGCCATGTAATTGAGCTTTGTCACTCTACCGAAGAGCGCGGGGGGCCACAACCAGACCGATGGATTCCGGCGGTGACGCCTCTCGGTGTAGGGAGCAACCGAAGTCGATGTGGCAAGGCACGGAAATCGGTGTAGGAGATCTACCGACAGATGACGCGACTGAAGGATTCAAGTGGTTGATAAATTAACCGAATACTCGATTGCAGCAGCGTTCATGCAGGGTCTGTTGCCCGCGAAGGGCGGTCGTCGGGCACTACCGTTTCACAATCAGTGCGGGCATCTTGTACCCCTGGTTGGAAAGGACGCCGACCTGCCTCCCAATCGTTCAGGATGACACGCCATCAAGGCATGGGGGTAACCAGTCAGGGATCTCTACAGGATGTGATCGACGGCAGGACGCCGCAGCAAGGACGCAGTCACAGGGAGAGTGAAACGGGGCGGGATGCCCAGGCGACAGGCGGCGATGAGCCGCCTGTCGTCTTTTCAATCCTGCGCCAACATCTCCCGCAATCGGTAGATCCATTCCAGCGCCCGGCGCGGCGAGAGATCATCGATGTCGAGATCGGCCAACGCAGTCTCCACCTGGCTGGGGGTTTTGGCGGAAAACAGCGGCAGTTGAGTAGCACCGGGTGTTGCGCCGGCGTTTGCAGACCTCCCCTGTTCGAGCTCCAGAAGGTAGGCACGCGCCGGTTCGATCACGGCGGGGGGAACGCCGGCCAGCGCGGCGACGTGCAGACCGTAACTGCGATCGGCCGGACCCTCCTCGACACTGTGAAGAAACACGATGCGCTGGTCATGCTCCACTGCGTTGAGGTGGACATTCGCGACTACCGCAACCTCTTCGGGTAGTCGGGTGAGCTCGAAATAGTGGGTGGCGAACAGGGTGTAGGCACCAATATGTTCGGCCAGATGGCGAGCGCAGGCCCAGGCGAGGGCCAGGCCGTCAAAGGTGCTTGTGCCACGACCGATCTCGTCCATCAGCACCAGACTCTGCGTGCTGGCGTTGTGCAGGATGTTGGCGGTCTCAGTCATTTCCACCATGAAGGTCGAACGGCCGCCGGCGAGATCGTCGGCCGCCCCGATGCGGGTAAAGATGCGATCTATCGGTCCGAGGACGGCGGTTCGAGCGGGCACGTAGCTCCCGATATGAGCCAGTACCACGATGAGTGCAACCTGGCGCATGTAGGTCGATTTACCACCCATATTGGGTCCGGTGATGATCAGCATGCGGCGGTCCGGACCCAGATGCAGATCATTGGGGATGAAGGCCTGATCGGTAACCTGTTCCACTACCGGATGGCGGCCCGCTTCAATATGCAGCCCCGTTTCGGGAGAAAACCGGGGTGAATTCCATTCAAGCGTGGCGGCGCAGTGGGCAAAGGTCACCAGAACGTCGAGCTCGGCGAGCGCATCGGCGCTCTCCTGCAAGGCAGGGATCCATTCGGCCAGTAGGTCCAACAGTTCTTCGTAGAGCACCTTCTCCCTGGTCAGCGCGCGCTCGCGGGCGCTGAGTACCTGGTCTTCAAAACCCTTGAGTTCCGGTGTGATGTAGCGTTCCGCCGATTTGAGTGTCTGGCGGCGGATGTAATCGTCCGGGATGCGCTCGGCATGACTGCGACCTAATTCGATGTAGTAACCATGGACCCGGTTGTAGCTCACTTTCAGAGCCGCGATACCGGTGCGCTGGCGCTCTCGTGATTCGAGATCGAGGAGGAATTGGTCGGCGTTCTCGCTCAAGGCGCGCAGTTCGTCGAGTTCGCTGTCGTAACCGGGAGCGATGACGCCGCCATCTCGAATCAGGACTGGAGGGACCTCGATCACAGCCGCACGCAACCGTGTCAGGGCCTCGGGGGATTCGTCGATTCGGTTGTGGAATTCCGCCAACTGGGGGGAATCGAGGGTCGCGAGCGAACACCGCAATTCAGGAAGCAGTTGCAAGCTGTCGCGCAGCGCGGAGAGATCTCTGGGCCGCGCGGATCTCAGCCCGATTCGGGTGAGGATGCGTTCGATATCTCCAATCCCCTTCAGATGCGTGTGCAAGCCCTCATAGGCGCGATTGTCAATCAGCGTTTCAACCGCTTGAAGCCGCTTGCGGAGCCGTTCCTGGTCGCGCAGCGGCCGGTTCACCCAGCGCCGCAGAGCGCGGCTGCCCATTGCGGTGGCCGTGTGGTCGAGTATTCCCAGGAGCGTATGCTGCTGGACCCCCGCGAGATTGGTATCGATTTCGAGATTGCGACGGCTATTGGCGTCTATCTGGATCGCGTCGCCGGGATGCTCGATGCGCAGGCTGCGGATGTGCGGCAGCGAACTGCGCTGTGTATCTCCAACGTACTGAAGCAGTGCACCGGCCGCCGCAATGGCCAGGGGCATACCTTCGCAACCGAACCCACTCAGATCACGGGTGCCCAGGTGGTCGCAGAGCCGGCGCTCGGCGGTTTGCGGGGCGAAATGCCACGGGGGGCGCGTGGTAAGGCCGGAACGGCGACCGGCGGCTGCCGGCAATAGGGCGTCTTCTGCGCATAAAAGCTCAGCGGGTTTGAGGCGTTCCATCTCCGCCAGGAAGGATTCCTCGCCACTGATCTGCTCGAGGCTGAAGCGGCCACCGGCCAGATCCAGTATCGCGATACCAAAGTGGTCGTGGCGACAATGAACCGCCACCAGGAGTGTGTCCCGCCGTTCGTCCAACAGCGCCTCATCGGTAAGCGTGCCGGGTGTGACTATCCGCACAACCTCACGATCCACGGGGCCTTTGGATTTGGCCGGATCGCCGGTCTGCTCGCAGATGGCCACGGATTCGCCAAGACGTACCAGGCGCACCAGGTAGTTATCCACCGCATGAACCGGTACACCGGCCATGGGAATGGGTTTGCCCGCCGATTGACCGCGACTGGTCAAGGTTATGTCGAGCAGCTTCGAACCTCTGATCGCGTCGTCATAGAAAAGCTCGTAGAAATCGCCCATGCGATAGAAGACCAGGACCGTGGGATGCTCGCTCTTGATGCGCAGGTATTGCCGCATCATCGGTGTATGAGCAGCCAGGGTTTCTTGGACTACGGCCATGCGCGATCGATTCCTGCATCCTGCTGCAACGCCCACCGGCGGCGTTCGACGACGGGACGCCGCTGCGGTTTTCAGCGTAAATCTTTGAAAACGTGGATTCGGTACCGGCAGCGGCACAACTTTTTCGACGCCGCCGTTACGCTTTGTAGTACGTGGGCTAGGATTATAGCAAGGCCCGCCCCCCGAACGGCCAGCCCGCTTGCAGTTACCCGCGGCTTGGACCTGATTGCTAAAAAACACCAATAAAATCAACACGAAAAGCGATCGTCTGCAGGAGAGGCGCGGCAGCATTGATAGTGCATGAGTGGTTTAGGGAAACCTTGGCAGCGGGTTGAACTCTGTGTCCGCGCTTGCTGTCTAGAGTCTTGCGGGCAGCGGTTCTCTCATGGGGAACGTTCAATGATGGTTCAGCCCGGGGATAAGTTCCGAAATCCAAGCTGGAGGTAACAGCCATGGGGCAGGATAAGAGCGAGTTTGCTGAACTGATAGAACGCGATCGGATGGAACGCACCACTAAAAAGTGGAGCGGTACATTGATCGACTACCTGGATGTGGTCAAAAAAGATCCTTCGATCACCAAATTGGCGCACGCACGCATGTACGAGCTGATCCGTGGCGCGGGCGTACGCGATATCGCAGAGTCGGAGAATCCCAAAGTCAAACGCCTCTTTGCCGATGATCCGGTGAAGGTATACGGGTTCTTCGAACACGAGTTTTTCGGTGTTGAGACGACATTGGCGCAGATCGTGCGCTATTTCCAATCGGCTGCGCTGCACGGCGAGGAGAGCCGTCAGGTGCTCTACCTGATGGGGCCCGTAGGCGCCGGCAAAAGCTCGCTGGTGGAAAAGTTGCAGGGCGGCTTGGAGCAGGTCGATCCCATTTACGCCATTGCCGGTTGCCCGATCCACGAGGAGCCCCTGCACCTCATTCCGCGGCATCTGCGTATCGAGTTCGAGAAGATGCTGGGCGTTCATATCGAGGGTGACCTCTGCCCGGTTTGCCGCTACCGCCTGAAGAACGAATTCAACGGCAAGTACGAAACCATGATGGTGGAGACCATCGAGTTCTCCAAACGGGACCGGCGCGGCATCGGCGTCGTACCCCCGGTCGATCCCAACAACCAGGATACATCGGTGCTGATCGGATCGGAGGATATCTCCAAGCTGGATATCTATTCAGAAGGCGATCCGCGCGTGCTCGATCTCAACGGGGCGTTCAACGTCGGCAACCGCGGCATGGTCGAGTTCATAGAGGTTTTCAAGAATGAGACGGAATACCTGCATGCCATGATTACCGCAACGCAGGAGAAATTCGTGCCCGCACCGGGACGCCACGGCACAGTGTATGTCGATTCGGTCATCGTTGCACACTCCAACGAAGCCGAATGGCAGCGGTTCCGCGCCGACAATACCAACGAAGCCATTCTCGATCGTATCGTTGTCGTCAAGGTGCCGTACAACCTGCGGGTCACCGAAGAGGTCAAGATCTACAAGAAAATACTCGGCAAATCCGATTTCGACGCCCACATAGCGCCCTACACGATAGAAATCGCTTCGCTGTTCGCCATTCTGTCGCGCCTCGAGCAGAGTCCGAAGGTGGATTTGATGACCAAAGTGCGGCTCTACGACGGTGAGGAGGTGGTAGAGAAGGGCAGGACCAAGCGACTTAGCGTTCGCGAATTGCGCGAGGATGCAAAATCGGAGGGCATGAACGGCATCTCGACGCGGTTCATCATGAAGGCGATCGACAATGCGTTGTCCAACAATCCCGAATGCATCAATCCGATCAATGTGCGCGAGGCGTTGGTCAATATGGTCAAAGCGTCGGATTACTCCGATGATGTGCGCAAACGCTATCTCGAGTTTCTTCAGGACATGATCCACAAGGAGTACCTGGAGATGCTCGAGAAGGAGATTACCAAGGCGTTCGTATACTCCTACCAGGAACAGGCGGAATCGTTGTTCCAGAACTATCTCGACCACGCCGAGGCTTTTGTCAACAAGAGCAAGGTGAAAGACCGCAACACCAACGAAGAGTTGGAACCGGACGAGGAGTTTCTCAAGTCCATTGAGGAACACATCGCCATTATCGGCAGTGCCGCAGAGGGTTTCCGCCAGGAAGTGATCGCCTTCCTGTGGGCCAGTCAGCGCCGCGGCGAGACGATCAACTACCAAAGCTACGAGCCTTTGAAGTCGGCGATCGAAAAGAAGTTGATGAGTTCGGTTCGTGAGATCAGCCGCATCATAACCAAATCCCGCACCCGCGACGAAGAACAGAAACAAAAATACGACGGCATGGTGCAGAATCTGATGGACAACGGTTACTGCGAACACTGCGTTGATGTAATTCTCAAGTACGCGGCCAACAATTTGTGGAAGGACTAGCGATACGGATCTTTTATGACGATTTTGGGATTCCGCGGTGAAACCCCATCAAATGGAGTGAAAGGTGAGCAACAGCGAAACCATTTTCAGGCCCTACTCTCCTTCTGAGTCGTTACGCTCCGATCGCAGCGCCGGTGATCGCCAGAGACACCGTGGCAAAGTGCTGGAATCGATCCGTGACAACATCGCCGATCTTATTGCCGAGGAAGCGATTATTGGTCAATCCAGTGATCGCGTCGTAAAAATACCCATTCGTTCCATACGCGAGTATCGCTTTGTCTACGGTGAAAACACGCCGGGTGTGGGTACCGGTGATGGCGATACCGAGGAAGGACAGGTCGTGGGTCGCGCAAAGGGCGGCGAACCCGGCCCGGGGCCGGCCGGCAATCAGCCGGGCTTTGACTATTACGAAACCGATGTAACGCTGGATGAACTCATCTCTATCATGTTTGAGGATCTGGCACTTCCCGATATGGAACAGAAACGTTTGCGTCAGGTGATGTCGGAGCGCACCTCCAAAAGGCGCGGTTATCGTCAGGTCGGAGTGCATGTGCATCTGGACAAAAAGCGTTCGGCACGCGCTCGCGTGCGGCGCAAACTGGCTACAACCCGAGCCGGACGAGCGCGCGACGATGGGCGTTTCCCGTTTCATCAGGACGATTTGAAGTTCCGCCATCGCGTGCCGGATATGAAGCCTTCTTCCAATGCGGTGGTGATCTGCATCATGGATACATCGGGTTCGATGGACATGATGAAGAAATATCTGGCACGCAGCTTCTTCTTCTTGTTGCATCGTTTCGTCTGCACCCGCTATCAACATGTCGAACTGGTCTTCATCGCCCACCATACCCAGGCACGTGAAGTTACCGAGGAGGAGTTCTTTCACAAGGGCGAATCGGGTGGCACGATGATCTCATCGGGTTATAACAAGGCGCTGGAGGTGATACGCGATCGCTATCATCCTGAACATTGGAACATCTATGCATTTCATTGTTCGGACGGCGACAACTTTGCCAGTGATAATGAGCAGACGTTGCGCGCGGCCAAACAGCTGTGTGAGGTATGCAATCTGTTTGGCTACGGTGAGATAAAACCCTATTCGCTCCATTATGAGAGTTCTCTGATAGAGGCGTTTGAGAAGATTGATGCCGAAAACTATCAGGCCGTTCTTATAAAACGTAAGGATGATGTCTGGCCGAGTTTCAAGGCGTTGTTGAAACGTGAGCGCCTCCCGGAGACAGGAGACGGGGAGACGCCCGCATGAGCGGCGAATTGGATATTGAGGAACTGAAACGATGGGATGAGCGGATCAGAGAGAAAGTGGATGCTTTCGGGCTCGAGTGTTATCCGCAAGAGTACGAGGTCAGCGATCATCTTCAGATGTTGAGCTACATGGCCTACTCGGGTATGCCCGCGCACTATCCGCATTGGTCCTACGGGAAATCCTATGAAAAATTGAAGACGACCTATGACCATGGTGTGTCGGGTTTGCCCTATGAGATGGTGATCAACTCCAATCCGTGCATTGCCTACCTGATGCGGGAGAACTCCCTCGCGCTGACCGTGCTCACCATGGCACATGTCTACGGCCACAACGATTTCTTCAAAAACAACTTCACCTTCGCCCATACCCGGGCCGAATTGACGGTGAGCAACTTCAAGCTGCACGCTGAACGGGTGCGCCGCTATGTGGAGGATCCCTCGATCGGGCGCAAGGAGGTTGAA from Pseudomonadota bacterium includes:
- the xerD gene encoding site-specific tyrosine recombinase XerD, with the translated sequence MKGCQGLARDMASREQIEEFLDVLWMERGLSRNTLAAYRADLLGFAGWLGQQGGRLLLQAGRSDLLAYLAERAGGGAQPRSSARLLSTLRRFYRYQVREGRLQEDPSARIDAPRIGRRLPDSLTEEEVSRLLAAPDESTPLGLRDRTMLEVLYATGLRVSELVTLRIDQCNQRLGVVRVTGKGNKERLIPLGEDALEWLARYLDEARPELVRGNDNAGLFLSRRAKPMTRQTFWHIIRRYSRQANITKHLSPHTLRHAFATHLLNHGADLRVVQLLLGHSDLSTTQIYTHVARERLKQLHTDHHPRG
- a CDS encoding flagellar brake protein, translated to MPLAMNQPVRKPHLREFEQVTPAIGIGTVVQLTLTTRHERLSSHFIGMETGNYWIVADPLKHAGVPYPISSGNPISVRYRFRGAVYGFVAELVERIESPAKLLFLRCPELVARHVLRNTRRIDCQLPCTVVAGDSELPGKLLDISSEGCRCAVRLSANHPEFLFKSGDEVVLNLKLPGIAYEQIVWGEVKNLKADAERARFGLRFDQLDIDVQGRLAEFMKAVEDL
- the trxA gene encoding thioredoxin, whose protein sequence is MKNSPHIVEVTDDNFEHTVIAASHIAPVLVDFWAEWCQPCKQMLPTLLKLVDEFAGDFILAKLNIDEQSNLAAEAGVRSVPTVMVFRKGMVVDQFLGVQPETVIREIIERNRFSEADRLMSQAAEKAALGLWPAATALAHQAAVLEPGNGVLQFEVAGFLVSAGDLDGAETTLAGLPREIRESPEADTLRARIDLSRALIAAPDRSALEETVEQQPLEPLPRYQLAARYLEDGEAESALQQLLAIVQMDRGFREDGARKAMLAVFAQLGPDDPLIARYRTQMLNILH
- the mutS gene encoding DNA mismatch repair protein MutS, which produces MMRQYLRIKSEHPTVLVFYRMGDFYELFYDDAIRGSKLLDITLTSRGQSAGKPIPMAGVPVHAVDNYLVRLVRLGESVAICEQTGDPAKSKGPVDREVVRIVTPGTLTDEALLDERRDTLLVAVHCRHDHFGIAILDLAGGRFSLEQISGEESFLAEMERLKPAELLCAEDALLPAAAGRRSGLTTRPPWHFAPQTAERRLCDHLGTRDLSGFGCEGMPLAIAAAGALLQYVGDTQRSSLPHIRSLRIEHPGDAIQIDANSRRNLEIDTNLAGVQQHTLLGILDHTATAMGSRALRRWVNRPLRDQERLRKRLQAVETLIDNRAYEGLHTHLKGIGDIERILTRIGLRSARPRDLSALRDSLQLLPELRCSLATLDSPQLAEFHNRIDESPEALTRLRAAVIEVPPVLIRDGGVIAPGYDSELDELRALSENADQFLLDLESRERQRTGIAALKVSYNRVHGYYIELGRSHAERIPDDYIRRQTLKSAERYITPELKGFEDQVLSARERALTREKVLYEELLDLLAEWIPALQESADALAELDVLVTFAHCAATLEWNSPRFSPETGLHIEAGRHPVVEQVTDQAFIPNDLHLGPDRRMLIITGPNMGGKSTYMRQVALIVVLAHIGSYVPARTAVLGPIDRIFTRIGAADDLAGGRSTFMVEMTETANILHNASTQSLVLMDEIGRGTSTFDGLALAWACARHLAEHIGAYTLFATHYFELTRLPEEVAVVANVHLNAVEHDQRIVFLHSVEEGPADRSYGLHVAALAGVPPAVIEPARAYLLELEQGRSANAGATPGATQLPLFSAKTPSQVETALADLDIDDLSPRRALEWIYRLREMLAQD
- a CDS encoding serine protein kinase yields the protein MGQDKSEFAELIERDRMERTTKKWSGTLIDYLDVVKKDPSITKLAHARMYELIRGAGVRDIAESENPKVKRLFADDPVKVYGFFEHEFFGVETTLAQIVRYFQSAALHGEESRQVLYLMGPVGAGKSSLVEKLQGGLEQVDPIYAIAGCPIHEEPLHLIPRHLRIEFEKMLGVHIEGDLCPVCRYRLKNEFNGKYETMMVETIEFSKRDRRGIGVVPPVDPNNQDTSVLIGSEDISKLDIYSEGDPRVLDLNGAFNVGNRGMVEFIEVFKNETEYLHAMITATQEKFVPAPGRHGTVYVDSVIVAHSNEAEWQRFRADNTNEAILDRIVVVKVPYNLRVTEEVKIYKKILGKSDFDAHIAPYTIEIASLFAILSRLEQSPKVDLMTKVRLYDGEEVVEKGRTKRLSVRELREDAKSEGMNGISTRFIMKAIDNALSNNPECINPINVREALVNMVKASDYSDDVRKRYLEFLQDMIHKEYLEMLEKEITKAFVYSYQEQAESLFQNYLDHAEAFVNKSKVKDRNTNEELEPDEEFLKSIEEHIAIIGSAAEGFRQEVIAFLWASQRRGETINYQSYEPLKSAIEKKLMSSVREISRIITKSRTRDEEQKQKYDGMVQNLMDNGYCEHCVDVILKYAANNLWKD
- a CDS encoding DUF444 family protein, which translates into the protein MSNSETIFRPYSPSESLRSDRSAGDRQRHRGKVLESIRDNIADLIAEEAIIGQSSDRVVKIPIRSIREYRFVYGENTPGVGTGDGDTEEGQVVGRAKGGEPGPGPAGNQPGFDYYETDVTLDELISIMFEDLALPDMEQKRLRQVMSERTSKRRGYRQVGVHVHLDKKRSARARVRRKLATTRAGRARDDGRFPFHQDDLKFRHRVPDMKPSSNAVVICIMDTSGSMDMMKKYLARSFFFLLHRFVCTRYQHVELVFIAHHTQAREVTEEEFFHKGESGGTMISSGYNKALEVIRDRYHPEHWNIYAFHCSDGDNFASDNEQTLRAAKQLCEVCNLFGYGEIKPYSLHYESSLIEAFEKIDAENYQAVLIKRKDDVWPSFKALLKRERLPETGDGETPA